gttggtgtacgcctcaagCGGGGCATCTGGGTCGTACTCGAtgtcggccgtcgccttgcccatgtgagccagagcatatgccttgagttgacgaactggctggccaccgtgtgcatccgactacgagaaagacaataacatgtggttagaaatgatgcGGAATTGAGCACggctagattagagcaatggcggagacttacatatgcctttgcatatttgctgaggctgcggctgccctgatggtgaggtacacctggcatctgcaaacgcctatcgcgggcctcctcgtgcttcttctgccagtccccgtccaaccaggtgtccacaatatattcccaGCAATTGGGGTGGGTGACGCACCAGCTTGGAATCGCCTACAGGACATCAAGTagacgacatatcagaagatcaaattaggcatacttaatctcaaaagaaataaatattcatgttttgtatttacctgtatgtactgctcccttgtcagcgtcatccgtcttgcctcctttttgttgacacgcctgagtaggaacttggcattgtagtctatgtgggcctagaTGCGGGACTCGTAGTGCAAGTCCGTGACACGCTTTttacaggaagcgtaagccacctgatacgcactttcctcctgtccctcctggattctgaagaagtcctgcataaagatacgaggtatccattattttatttcaagaatgtccaatgaatacgaggaattgaggaatgtagtgcaagaaagacttacccacaactccctaaTCACCCGATCTGCCTTGTTTCTACAGTAGATGCCATTATGATCTGGAGCATCCTGCACGAGGGCATAGTGGTCGAACGTCCAGGCCGGCTCCCAATCCTGATCTCCTTTCCTAACCAGGCCGGAAAGTGTTCCTTGCACAGAAGTCCCAGGATGCCATTCACATTGCATGCCGGGGCCGCCTGGTCCACaagcacccagttcctgcacaagtggtccacaatagttattagttgttattatgatttttcaacatatcaaatgaagaacatatgaagttacttacttatcgccctcgggtgcaatcagtgggcgcctctcaacaggtatcggtcgcttcgggagctTTGTGGGACCTCACTGGTAGGGCTTCGATGTaccagaggaagtggaaccccctaccgttgccgcctcctcgtcctccgtcgctggaaccgcctcctcgtcctccgtccGTGGACCCCCGTCCCCGTCCACCGTGTGCTGAAGGTCGTCGTCGTGCACAGAGTCGCGTGAGGAGCTACGCCTGTGGTCAGTCAACGGCTCCCGCCTGGGCCTGCCTCTCAGCCTCTCTGACGCCTCCGCCATGTCCCTCTGATTGGCGTAAACCGAGGggcagctcctcctagtgggccccatcacctgcaattcAAAAGAGTAAACTAGTAAGTACAGATAAACGAGACGTACTtagtaagagatgcaaaataaagaaaatctAATTACAAAATAACAGGGACAGAATGTGTCTCTCGCTTGCAAAGATGTTCCCTCATGAtctttcttgtttttcttttcatgtttccgcattcgctacagggacagaatgtgtctctcgctccattagctgccttgccaaatgcttggttcaagaaaccctcggtcttgtccatccattcaggggtgatttcagcctgacttgggcggcccgtgtacatccactcacggttatccatcatcTAGCATATACATGAGCGAGTAATTAACCACCAATTGCATCTGAACGGCGTGCCTACTATCTAATGGGTGAGGatatgtcctaatcccacccgcggatgcgtagatgaggttagtttacatgctctactccgattcaagacagaatttcggcagcacctccccattgTTCTCTCAATACACGTcctagaagggagagtgtgtatccggagaacaaca
This DNA window, taken from Miscanthus floridulus cultivar M001 chromosome 13, ASM1932011v1, whole genome shotgun sequence, encodes the following:
- the LOC136501063 gene encoding uncharacterized protein, translated to MTLTREQYIQAIPSWCVTHPNCWEYIVDTWLDGDWQKKHEEARDRRLQMPGVPHHQGSRSLSKYAKAYSDAHGGQPVRQLKAYALAHMGKATADIEYDPDAPLEAYTNSSIHTRLSSYTEAARSIHGPGYDPRTEERLDLELVMRVGQGKKHGRFWIGDGVLDTASTPLHQLRATSMSSSVPIRQQSTVVLAL